TTCAACTGCctaaaaattgatcaaatacTCGGTAAAAACTAACTAAGActtgtttttttacaagaaaaaaagcataattttaattttttttaaaaaaaaacttaaaatattataaattaatccaagttaatctatttgatttatttgtttttttataatatgggTGATGAGGTTTGATCTATACTTAAAAAAAGCGTCACTAACTTCTTCACCATCATATTAGTGTGTATTTAACTTGGAGGtgtgattagttttttttcaaagataaagcACAAATCAcgacttacaaaataaaaaatataatatatatattttttttttatgtggggtttttaaaacattatctcTAACTCAAAGCCTAACACAGCCGAAAAAGCAGAAATGCAGCTAGTGTTATGATGCGATTTTACCAACTCTTGTTAAAGGCCCGATTCATTAATAATTACATGGAACTTGGAAGCAACCTCGATCACTACTACACCTTTGCTGATCACTGAAATGGTGTTCCTCCTCAAGATCCTCAGTTGCCATGCATGCCACCATCATCATGTTTTCCATCAAACATAACATGCTTACTCTCTTTTTAGTCATCGACGCTTGATCTTATGTTCCTTTTCTCAACTTTTATCCAATTATTAAGGTGGTTGCAGGAAATGAAATTCATTTAGAGTGATTGTAAGATACCACTCAGTAACAATAATTGAATAGCTACTTCGAAGGAGCTAAATCCTCCTGATACTCTGTTTTTGCTGAAATTATGCTTGCCTTCTTATTAATTCTCATAGCTTAAATAGTAAAACAATTACTGAAATTAAATGACGATTAACAACCCATAATTAATACTATTCTATAACAGACGTAACTCCCAATTAATTACTTCATAACAGTTCTTTTTCCCAAGACCCCGATCAGGTCAtcctccttcatcaaagttaaataatgacTGTGTAACCGAAGGCCACGTCCTAACAGTCCCATGACAATCCCTCCTCCATCAGAAGACCTTGCCCTCAAGGTCAGGGAAGTCTCTTTGCAGCTTATGAAATTCAACCCAGGAGGCGTCATTGACTTCCAGCCCTTTCCATTTAACCAACAGCTCGCTGACAGCCCGCCCATTCTTCTTTTTGAGGCGTCGCTGCAAAATTTCTTCAGGCTCCGCTTGTGGACCACCCCCAACAGTTAATGGAGGAATAGTAGTCGCCAGCATATTTCGAGCACCAAGCTTTTtcttcaaaactgaaacatGAAACACGGGGTGAAGGAGGGAGGTGGAGGGAAGGTTCAAACGATAAGCAACACCACCAATCCGTTCTATTATCTGATAAGGTCCATAAAATCTGGGAGAAAGCTTGAGATTTTTGCGCTGCACAACTGAATGCTGTTTATATGGTTGTAGACGAAGGAAGACCCAGTCTCCTACTTCAAAATGTCGTTCAGTACGTTTTAAATCTGCAAAATGCTTCATCCTCTCTTGAGCCACCTGTAGGTTCCCACGTAATAGGCGCAAGATCTGATCACGGCTCTTCAGAGTGTCTTCCACAGACTGAACTGCAGCTGTCCCTGGCGAATGAGCCAACAAAGGTGGGGGTGGGTATCCGTAAACTACCTCAAATGGTGAGAGTTTAGTAGAAGCATGAATGTTGGTATTATACCACCATTCTGCAAGAGGCAACCAGCGTGACCATTCCTTAGGCTTATCCCCAGAAAAACACCGTAAATACTGCTCCACACATTTATTCACAATCTCTGTTTGACCATCCGTTTGGGGGATGATAAGCCGATGAAAATTTGAGCTCAGTCCCATGCAATTTTGAACAACTCCTTCCAAAATAGGCTAGTGAACACAGGGTCTCTATCACTGACAATAGATGTAGGCATTCCatgtagtttaaaaaatattggcaATAAAAATCTGTGCAATTTTAGTAGCTGTATAAGGGTGCGCAACTGAGATAAAATGCGCATACTTACTCAATCTATCAACCACCACCAAAATCACACTGAAACCCATTAGAAAGAGGCAACCCCTCAATAAAGTCTAAGGAGATATCTGCCCAAACCTTTGTAGGAATAGGAAAAGGTTGGAGAAGACCTGCAGGATGGCTGGTCTCATTTTTTGTTGCGTTGGCAAATATCACACTCTTTAATGAACTTTTTTAATGTCAGCCTTCATGCCCATCCAATAAAAATTAGCTCTAGCCCGAGATAGAGTTTTATGGAATCCTGAGTGGCCTGCCTGAGGGCTTCCGTGAGATAAGTGGAGCAACTGATTCTTGAGAACACTAGAATCACTAATATACAGCCTGCCCTTGTAAAATAACAACCCATCTTTCATGTCATATTTGGTCTCATCCAAATTGTGCCCTGCAAAATCagaaatcagtttttttaatttgggatcCTCTGAATAGGAGTCCCGTAATGTTGAAATCCAGTTATCAGCAGGGAATGACAAGGCAGTCAGCATTGCTAGAACATTGTCAAATTTCCTGGACAAGGCATCAGCGACCAGATTTTCTTTGCCTTTCTTGTATTCCACCAAAAAATCAAAGCCTAACAATTTAGTTAGCCATTTTTGCTGCATGGGTGTCCCTATTTTCTGCTCAAGTAGGTACTTAAGACTTTGATGGTCCGTCTGCACTCGAAAAGTTTGCCCCAAAACATAAGAACGCCACTTCTTGACTGCCAAAACCAAGGCCATGAGCTCCTTTTCATATGTAGATAGATGCAAGGCCTTCCCATGAATAACCTGACTCATAAAAGCAATGGGTCTTTCttgttgcatcaaaacagcacctacACCACAACCAGAAGCATCACATTGAATAATAAAGGGTTTAGTAAAGTCAGGAAGAATTAAGACAGGGGGGTTGGTTACAGCATTCTTAAGGGCAGTGAAAGCTTCTTTGGCTGTAGGGGTCCACTCAAAGGAATTTTTTCGGAGTAAAGAAGTTAAAGGAGCAGCAATAGAACCATAACCTTTAATGAATTTGCGATAATACCCCGTTAGACCAAGAAATCCCCTTAAAGATTTAAGGGTGGAAGGAAAAGGCCAATTTAACatagattcaatttttttaggatCAGCCCGGACTCcatttttagagattaaatgACCAAGATATTCAATCTCCTGACACCCAAAGGAACACTtagatttttttgcaaaaagctgatgattttttaaaatattcaatacCACTGTTAAATGGTGTTGATGCTCTTCCAAAGTTGTGCTATAAACAAgaatgtcataaaaaaaaactaacacgaATTTTCGCAAGAAGGGCTTAAAAATATGATTCATGAGAGATTGAAAAGTGGCTAGAGCATTTGTAAGGCCGAAGGGCATTACGAGAAATTCGTAATGGCCTTCATGAGTGCGGAAAGCAGTTTTTGGGATATCCTTGGGGTTAACTCGAATTTGATGATACCCGGAACGTAAGTCTAATTTACTGAAGATAGTTGCCCCATGCAACTCATCTAGAAGTTCATCCACAATAGGAATAGGAAATTTGGCCTTAATGGTGTCTTTGTTCAAAGCTCTATAATCAACACAAAGACGCCAGCTACCATCCTGTTTACGAACTAAAAGAACTGGAGAAGAAAATGGACTCTGACTAGGACGAATGATACCCGAACTAAGCATGTCATTAacaatcttttcaatttcagttttttgaaaataaggGTAGCGATATGGTCCAACACATACTGGTTTAGCCCCTGGTTGAAGAACAATATTGTGGTTATGGTCACGATTTGGTGGCAGACCAGCGGGTTCACAAAAAACTTCCTGAAATTGGTCAAGTAATTCAACAAAGAAGGGTTCAGTTTCAAGAGTAGAAATGCAAAGTGCATCAGGTGAAAGTAGCTGTAATACCAAACCCCGTTTGTCTTGATTCATAGCCTTTCCAAACTGCTCCCCATTCATCAAGGAAACTTCTGTGGGTGTAATGCCCTGTAAAACATGCCTAGAATCCAAGAGATTAAATTCCATGCGTAATTTAACAAAATCCCATAAAATAGGCCCTAAGATACTGAGCCATTGAACTCCTAACACAATATCACAACCACCCAaagtcaaaacataaaaatctgtGTGATAAGTGTTACCCTGCATGTGGAACGGAATATCCACACATTTCCCTGTACTGCACAAGTTGTCCCCATTGGCTACTTTCACCAAGAGTCCTGTTGTTGCTTGTAAGTGAAGATGCGCTCGTTGTGGAATTGAGGGGTCCATGAAATTATGGGTGCTCCCGGTATCGATGAGGATCACCACAGCACAACCATTAACATATCCCAGAATGCGCATGGTTTTGGGGCTCGGAGAACCTGCCAACGCATGAATGGAAATCTCAGGTGCTGATTCTGAATTTCCCTCACTTCCTCCTGAAAGACTAACAGTTTCTTCTAAAAGTCGAGGCTGCTGAATGAGTTGCAGCTCTTCCCCTTCTGAATCCTCACATTCCATTATAAATAAACGAGCTGATTTGCATTTGTGGCCCGGACCCCACTTTTCATCACAGTTGTAACATAATCCCCTTGCTCTCCTCTCTTTCATTTGTACTGGGGACAAGCGTTGGATTGGAACAAGTGCCTTCATATCTGATGTTGGTGAGTTAGGAAGTGGACGTGGGGACGTAGATCCCAACCGTGAACTCCGCCTGAGAGCAGCCACATTTTCCTCCTGCATTTTTGCCATACCAAAAGCCATTGTGAGGCTAGAGGGATTTAACATACGAACCATGAAACGAATATCCTCTCGTAAGCCACTTAAAAAACAACTGAGCTTGTATGGTTCTACCAACCCTTTAAGTTGATTAGATAAGATCTCAAATTGGGACTTGTAAGCCTCCACAGTTGTCGTTTGTCGTAGCCTTGTAAGAGTCTCCATTGGATCATCCAAAATGGAAGGGCTAAACCTGGTAAGTAAAGATTGTGTGAAGCCATCCCAACTAGTGATGCTACCCGAGGACTCTAAGTCCTGAAACCAAGTGAGAGCTTTACCCTCCATGTGAAAAGAAGCCAAGAGGACTCGATGATGAGGGTTGGTTTGATGATACGTAAAAAATTGATTAGCACGATAAATCCAACCATTGGGTTCTTCACCATTAAACTTAGGAAAGTCAAGACGAATAGCCCGTGTTTGAATGCCACCCTGTTCTTCAAACAAAGGATTTCGCATGTGGGACCTTGCCCCAGGTGAAGTATCCTCTATCTGCTTCCCGTGGGACCTTGACCCAGATGGAGTATCCTCTATCTGCTTCCGATGGGTATGGACCAAGGTGTCCACATTAGCAACCACCAATTGTAATTCGACAAGCCTTCAATTGCCTGTTGCAAGGCTTCTTGATTTTGGTGCTGAATTTCTTGAGTTTGCTTAACTGAAGCCAAGGATTCTACAAGTTGTGAATAACATGTATTATGCCCATCAGCCATGGATTGaacggctctgataccacttgtaaGATATCACTCAGTAACAATAATTGAATAGCTACTTCGAAGGAGCTAAATCCTCCTGATACTCTGTTTTTGCTGAAAGTATGCTTGCCTTCTTATTAATTCTCATAGCTTAAATAGTAAAACAATTACTGAAATTAAATGACGATTAACAAcccataattaatattattctatAACGGACGTAACTCCCAATTAATTACTTCATAACAGTTCTTTTTCCCCAAGACCCACGATCAGGTCAtcctccttcatcaaagttaaataatgacTGTGTAACCGAAGGCCACGTCCTAACAGTCCCATGACAGTGATCGAGATGAACATCTTGAAGCCTTTTTCCGTAAACATTTTAATCAGACAAGATTACAAGAGATTGTAACTAGGTTCCGACCAACTACCTGGTCTGGCCAGAAAACAACAACGATAAACCTCTCCCTCTGCTAATTTGTTAACCTCTGTGACtggacatgttaatattaaataggGCCAGGCTGTCTCCTTCGTATGCAATCTTGTTACATGGAAACTTGATTGGATTGCAGGTTTGAAATAGAAATTGGCTACTTTGcattgaataatatttgtttcttaCCTATTTCCCTTTGAGCATAAATTACATTCTCAAACTGCAAATAGATAATGAAGTATCTGATGGACTCAACGATATTTACCTACATGACGAATGTATTTACAGAATGATTTGTCAATTGCGAGCAAGTAAAGGGCACAGATATGATAAGCTCAGGCTACCGCTCTTCTGAGTTGAACTTGTTCCAAgcctcctgaaaataaaccagcAATAAAATGATAAGAATACAGATATTAGCAAGAATCTCCATGGTCAAAGGCCTAGCTGCCTCAGCCTGGTGGCAGAACAAAACTATGGTTTGGATGGAATACATACTGTATCTTGACTcgtgaaaaatagaaaagctaTCGACAGGTTTTTAAGCACTACAGGATACTGAACACTGATGACCATTTAGTGAGAGAGCTGAATGCAGCCTCAACAGATGGGGATGAGTGAAGCAGAGTAATTCTAACCTAATGAGAAGAGTCTAGGCATATTTCTGTGAAGGCTTTTCCATGGGTGTACCAAAGGCTATTttccaacaataaaaatacaagagaTGTTgtctttaaaatgattttgtgatCTTGTCAAGCATATTTTCCAGTTTCAATAATCACTGAAGTTGTTGGAAGTAACGTGCAAACCAGTACCTTCAGAAGATCAAAGACCTTCTCACATATGTACTTCTGCTGAATACTTGCACCCCGTTGCTGTAATTTGTCAGGATGAACACAAAGCGTGGCTTTCCTGTAAGCTTTCTTTACAGCTGCTGAAGTTATTACTTCAGTCAATGGAATTGGCTGCCAGCCGCTGTCAGACCCAAGGATCtgccacaaaaaaatatttcaagtaaaacatTGTACAGGCCAGAATGAAAGAAAACTGAAGAAAGGAGGCCAGAAATCTAAACAtctagaaaacctaaaaaaggaaatgaagtgaaCTAGCTGGTGGAGAGTATTAAACAAGAGAAACTCAACCCAGACACCTTAACAACACAACACCTTCTCGTAGTAATTTggctatataaaatatttatattcgttcaagttttatctttatatattatcCAAAAAAGGGTGTAGCAGCAAAAACTTCaattaattacattttataaGCATTAAACGAAACCAGAAGACTTCATCATTCCTAAAATGATGCAAGGCGAATACAACATACATATTGTAAAGTTGACAGCAATGCACGCAAGTTTCCTTCTTTCCCGCTGGACCACCTCTTGACATCAGCATCCAGAGTTTCTGCTAATCTCTGCAAGAAAAATTAGATTGGAATTATATGTGAGATATGCAGAGCAACTCTGAAAGTTCAAAAAAATCTTCGTGAAAAACCATTACATTTCTCTCTGCTTGTTCTCTCTGAGCAAGAAGATCCCGCATATTTTTCTCCGCTAGAGCTTTTGCCTGCCATAAAGAGCCAAAACATTACAGACGAACTCCTTTGATGTAAGCAATTGATTGCTATTTACTCAGTAGGAAGAAGATCATACCGCGCGTTCAGCTGTTCGCCTATGCCTTTCTAACCTTGCTTTACACCTTTGAGGTGACTCACCTTCCACCCCTTCAGATCTCTCCATATAGTAGGAACCTTTTTGTACAGGGATACATGGTTCAGAAGCAATAAAGGATAAAACAAATATGTGCAAAGGTGTGTGAGAAGTTTTGTATAAAATTCCAGTTTAAACAGTGTACATACCATTATATACTGAGGGTGAAGAACTAGGTCCCATTCCACCATTCCTGGAAGAAGCAGAGAATTTATCTGAGACAGATCTTTCTACTCGTTCTCTTGCCTCAAAAGCAGTCCTTTCAGACATTACTTTTCCAAAAGCACGCTCGCGTGCCTCTGCAGCAGCTCTCTCTACTGCAGCACGTTCCCTGAGCCTGGCCTCTAAAGATCTGTTATCAGTTAATGACTTCTCCCTAGCCTCTGCACAGGCCTTCTCTAGCCTTTCACGGGCCTCAGTTATTGCTCTTTCCACAGCAGCCCGTTCTGCCCTGTCACGAGCTTCAAAATGTACCCTTTCACGAGCATCAAGCGCTGCTCTGTCAACAGCCATTCtgtccttttctctttctttttccctctccctctcttcttcTAGCTTTCTAAGACGTTCCATTTCCAGCTCCTTTTCTCTTCTCATCCTCTCAACTTCTTTTTCCTCTGATGATAGGGTCTTATTGAGATTCTTCACTTTTCTTTCACTTGTATTAAGCTGCTGAGTTGATCCTGTGGTACTTCCTTTTGCTTCTAAATTAGCTGGCTGAGCAGCTTCTATTTTCCTTCCAGTCTCACCTGATTTTTTGACTGCTCCAGTTGACATGAAATTTTCCTTTCTGTCTTCATGATTCATAGCAACTGCCTGGGGGATATTCTTTCTTCTGTCGCTCCTGTCCTGAGCAAATTCCTTCCCTTGATTTGCAATATCAGATTCTACTTGGGTGGCTTTCTTAGTTTTCTCTATGCTCTTTCGTCCAGTGCCATTTCCAGCTTCCCCTACTTTCCTCGTCTTTTCATCACCATAATCTGACACAGCATCATCTTCCACTACATTATTTTCATGTTCTAAGTTGCCTTGAGCCAAACCAGACACTTTTGTTTTTCCACCAGCCTGTGTGCTCACTGTTTCAACTGCTTCTTCCTTGTCACTGATTTTCAGCTCTGGAGGTACCTTGCCAATTTCTTCATGAGCAATCTCCTCAGTCACTTCTTGTTTTCCATTCTTCCCCTCAGGTTTGCCAGCTAATCTAGTTGATCCAAGGTTCCTATTGACTTCCGTCTTACATGCCTGCTTCACTACCCTGCAGTTCTCACCCATCTCATTTAGTATCCCTGGTTTATAATTCTCAGAGCCATCCTTCAGCTTCACCTCAGTGTTTTCCAAGTTGCAGGTCTCTTTGGATGCATCCTCCATTTCTTCTGATGTGCATGTTCCTAGTTCCCTTACTTCTCCCTCTGGAGTCTCTCTTAACTTGCCACTTTCATCTTGCTCATTTGTCTCTTCTAGTTGCTTTTCAGTTGTTTCCTGTTCTAGAGTGTCTCCAATCCCTTCATTTTCAAAAACCTCTTTACATTTCTTctcatttccttctttttcattagcctctctctgttttttcttattttcatgcTCAATAGcttcttttaatcttttctcATTCTCTTCTCTTTGACGAGCTTCTTTtaatcttctctctttctcttctctttgatGAGCTTCTCTCAGCCTCCCCTCATTCTCTCGTATTCTCCTCTCATTCTCTTCCTTCTCAAGAGCTTTGTTTAAtctcttctcattttcttctctttcacgAATCCTTCTTTGTCTCCTCTCATTCTCCTCTCTATCAGCAGCCTCTCTTAGTCTCCTCTCATACTCTTCCTTCTCATGAATCTCTTTCAGTCTCCTCTCATTCTCCTCCTTCACCAAAGCCTCTTTCAATCTCCTCTCATTTTCTTCCTGCTCAAGAGCTGCTCTTAATCTCTTCTCCTCTTCTTGTGTTTCATAAGCCTCTCTCTGCTTCTTCTCAGTTTCTTCCCTCACACGAGCCTCCTTTAtcatcttctccttttctt
This Populus alba chromosome 7, ASM523922v2, whole genome shotgun sequence DNA region includes the following protein-coding sequences:
- the LOC118063291 gene encoding uncharacterized protein isoform X2 → MENLPHSQHPNMLSKKLFTNPSKTVYDDVFGGPPRFGGAPTLSPRVEDYSEIFGGFHAPRGASSSIPVLDLPLVDNEAAEDVFFDVRSCSGLDYNEVFGGFNGSDFAVSFEELMMKQSDGRDFSSDEAWTPEDPEYLSENSDNYTKNQCLSNGDSHESIDGIMEFNISYHKATQSSNKDMPNGITYVTQPLDVPGYAFMVDKTMSSPKSDDEHPPLQVSDDGHLNIDFTGEMLGAKKLRKTMSHPANGSADDLVFGNEVRPHKEYVRNGSLPNERFVTISHVSLKTHPSQLPPPSRPPPALDVKKRDSCKSTPNCQSAASSGSAGDSSPPYFDVEVDASSSAAASAAAIKEAMEKAQVKLKSAKELMNRKRGGFQNHTKLGSKNDRKDREGRVVKIVDVSGSTKYEGVQGTCESEENGMDDRKKVKMPDSLEGKRHRNAAKMSSDEKLGRESLSSQGSDKIDEASEWKEATQFFELNTNIHEGQKVKMAAMEASQQQLENGKKVQAVTGDHELEEYAKNTKVSKPARDLGGSNGRSEAAKVTHREKGLEKKVQVAQEVLRVEDEEKLRMDKQSLETDKRRTRADGSQKHELMGEVPRAQSKHEAKQTAEDKEKEPWLKEAVRSVENEKLFIHKKEGGERRQRSTFEKEENEKKLKAALEQLENERRLKKALEQKEKEKMIKEARVREETEKKQREAYETQEEEKRLRAALEQEENERRLKEALVKEENERRLKEIHEKEEYERRLREAADREENERRQRRIREREENEKRLNKALEKEENERRIRENEGRLREAHQREEKERRLKEARQREENEKRLKEAIEHENKKKQREANEKEGNEKKCKEVFENEGIGDTLEQETTEKQLEETNEQDESGKLRETPEGEVRELGTCTSEEMEDASKETCNLENTEVKLKDGSENYKPGILNEMGENCRVVKQACKTEVNRNLGSTRLAGKPEGKNGKQEVTEEIAHEEIGKVPPELKISDKEEAVETVSTQAGGKTKVSGLAQGNLEHENNVVEDDAVSDYGDEKTRKVGEAGNGTGRKSIEKTKKATQVESDIANQGKEFAQDRSDRRKNIPQAVAMNHEDRKENFMSTGAVKKSGETGRKIEAAQPANLEAKGSTTGSTQQLNTSERKVKNLNKTLSSEEKEVERMRREKELEMERLRKLEEEREREKEREKDRMAVDRAALDARERVHFEARDRAERAAVERAITEARERLEKACAEAREKSLTDNRSLEARLRERAAVERAAAEARERAFGKVMSERTAFEARERVERSVSDKFSASSRNGGMGPSSSPSVYNGSYYMERSEGVEGESPQRCKARLERHRRTAERAAKALAEKNMRDLLAQREQAERNRLAETLDADVKRWSSGKEGNLRALLSTLQYILGSDSGWQPIPLTEVITSAAVKKAYRKATLCVHPDKLQQRGASIQQKYICEKVFDLLKEAWNKFNSEER
- the LOC118063291 gene encoding uncharacterized protein isoform X1; translated protein: MENLPHSQHPNMLSKKLFTNPSKTVYDDVFGGPPRFGGAPTLSPRVEDYSEIFGGFHAPRGASSSIPVLDLPLVDNEAAEDVFFDVRSCSGLDYNEVFGGFNGSDFAVSFEELMMKQSDGRDFSSDEAWTPEDPEYLSENSDNYTKNQCLSNGDSHESIDGIMEFNISYHKATQSSNKDMPNGITYVTQPLDVPGYAFMVDKTMSSPKSDDEHPPLQVSDDGHLNIDFTGEMLGAKKLRKTMSHPANGSADDLVFGNEVRPHKEYVRNGSLPNERFVTISHVSLKTHPSQLPPPSRPPPALDVKKRDSCKSTPNCQSAASSGSAGDSSPPYFDVEVDASSSAAASAAAIKEAMEKAQVKLKSAKELMNRKRGGFQNHTKLGSKNDRKDREGRVVKIVDVSGSTKYEGVQGTCESEENGMDDRKKVKMPDSLEGKRHRNAAKMSSDEKLGRESLSSQGSDKIDEASEWKEATQFFELVRTNVPRKVIDLSNNDNFFMQNTNIHEGQKVKMAAMEASQQQLENGKKVQAVTGDHELEEYAKNTKVSKPARDLGGSNGRSEAAKVTHREKGLEKKVQVAQEVLRVEDEEKLRMDKQSLETDKRRTRADGSQKHELMGEVPRAQSKHEAKQTAEDKEKEPWLKEAVRSVENEKLFIHKKEGGERRQRSTFEKEENEKKLKAALEQLENERRLKKALEQKEKEKMIKEARVREETEKKQREAYETQEEEKRLRAALEQEENERRLKEALVKEENERRLKEIHEKEEYERRLREAADREENERRQRRIREREENEKRLNKALEKEENERRIRENEGRLREAHQREEKERRLKEARQREENEKRLKEAIEHENKKKQREANEKEGNEKKCKEVFENEGIGDTLEQETTEKQLEETNEQDESGKLRETPEGEVRELGTCTSEEMEDASKETCNLENTEVKLKDGSENYKPGILNEMGENCRVVKQACKTEVNRNLGSTRLAGKPEGKNGKQEVTEEIAHEEIGKVPPELKISDKEEAVETVSTQAGGKTKVSGLAQGNLEHENNVVEDDAVSDYGDEKTRKVGEAGNGTGRKSIEKTKKATQVESDIANQGKEFAQDRSDRRKNIPQAVAMNHEDRKENFMSTGAVKKSGETGRKIEAAQPANLEAKGSTTGSTQQLNTSERKVKNLNKTLSSEEKEVERMRREKELEMERLRKLEEEREREKEREKDRMAVDRAALDARERVHFEARDRAERAAVERAITEARERLEKACAEAREKSLTDNRSLEARLRERAAVERAAAEARERAFGKVMSERTAFEARERVERSVSDKFSASSRNGGMGPSSSPSVYNGSYYMERSEGVEGESPQRCKARLERHRRTAERAAKALAEKNMRDLLAQREQAERNRLAETLDADVKRWSSGKEGNLRALLSTLQYILGSDSGWQPIPLTEVITSAAVKKAYRKATLCVHPDKLQQRGASIQQKYICEKVFDLLKEAWNKFNSEER